One Acidobacteriota bacterium genomic window, GAATTTGAGATGCAGAATTCCGCCTCATTTTTGTGACGTATTGGCTACTGCAAAACTTCCGGCTCTCCCAAGTAAGCAGACACTAACACTGTTCCGGCGGCGCACAACAGGTAAATTTTCCATATTGATCCGGCACCGGACGGTCAAGAGGAGCCGTCTGCTACACTGCCGTCCCTTTTGTAAGACGCAAGGACGGAGGCACGATGGCAGGAGCGAAAAGCAGCCTATCCAACAACGAGAGTCGCAGAACCTTCCTCAAGACAGGTCTGACAGCGGCTGCCGGAGCCGCTGCATTTCCGCAGTGGCTGCGTGGGCAAGCGCAAAGTCCGCAAACGAACACTGTTTCGGTCAATTTGGACGAGGCCTCACTCGACACCCTGCGAGCCTACCTGGAGGGCGGCCAATTTACCGCCCACACGCTGTCTCAGTACTATCTGTCGCGAATCGACGAAGTAGATCGGGCGGGCCCGCGGCTGAACTCGGTCATCGAAGTTAACCCGGAGGCTTTGGGGATCGCGGACGATCTCGACCGCGAACGCCGCGCCAAGGGTTCCCGAGGTCCATTGCACGGCATCCCCGTTCTGATCAAAGACAACATCGCCAGTGCCGATCGGATGCAAACAACCGCCGGTTCCCTGGCGCTCGTTGGTTCACGCCCACCGAAGGATGCGTTCCTCCTAACCCGCCTGCGTGCGGCCGGAGCCGTGATACTGGGCAAGACCAACTGCAGTGAGTGGGCTAACTTTCGCGGCAGGCACTCCACCAGCGGATGGAGCGGACGTGGAGGACAAACCCACAACCCCTACGCCCTCGATCGCAATCCCTCCGGCTCGAGCTCCGGATCGGGAGCAGCCGTGGCAGCCAACCTGTGCCCTTTCGCGGTAGGCAGCGAGACCGATGGCTCGATCGTCTCGCCTTCGTCGGTGAACGGCATCGTAGGAATCAAACCCACAGTCGGGCTGGTAAGCCGTACCGGCATCATTCCCATTTCGCAGACGCAAGACACCGCTGGGCCGATGGCGCGCACTGTTGCCGATGCCGCAGCACTGCTCAGCGTCCTCGCAGGCGTCGATCCCGAGGATCCAACCACCGGAGCCGCCCGCTCTCATATCGAGACCGATTACACTCGCTTCCTCGATCCAAATGGACTGCGTGGCTCACGCCTCGGCGTCGTGCGCAAGTACGCAGGCTTCAACATGCACGTAGACCGCGTATTCGAGGAGGCCCTGGCAGCTCTGAAGAGCGCTGGCGCGGAGATCATCGATCCGCTGGAGATCCCGAACATCGACAAACTCGACGAAGCAGAGACCGAAGTTCTGCATTTCGAGTTCAAGGCGGACCTCAATCGCTATCTCGCATCGCTCGGGCCCAGTGCTCCGGTTCACAACCTTGCTGAGGTCATCGCCTTCAATCAAAAGAACCGCGCACGCGAGCTTGCCTGGTTTGGGCAGGAGTCCATGGAAAAGGCGCAGGCAAAAGGAGACCTGAACAGCCCGGATTATCAGAAAGCCGTCTCCGATTGCCGCCGCCTCTCGCGTCAGGAAGGCATCGACGCCGCCATGGATAAGTTCCGTCTCGACGCCCTCCTAGCCCCCACTGATGGCCCAGCATGGCCAACCGACTGGATCAACGGCGACCACTTCAGCGCGGGCACCTCCACTCTGGCCGCGGTTGCCGGATATCCGCACATTACCGTGCCCATGGGCT contains:
- a CDS encoding amidase — its product is MAGAKSSLSNNESRRTFLKTGLTAAAGAAAFPQWLRGQAQSPQTNTVSVNLDEASLDTLRAYLEGGQFTAHTLSQYYLSRIDEVDRAGPRLNSVIEVNPEALGIADDLDRERRAKGSRGPLHGIPVLIKDNIASADRMQTTAGSLALVGSRPPKDAFLLTRLRAAGAVILGKTNCSEWANFRGRHSTSGWSGRGGQTHNPYALDRNPSGSSSGSGAAVAANLCPFAVGSETDGSIVSPSSVNGIVGIKPTVGLVSRTGIIPISQTQDTAGPMARTVADAAALLSVLAGVDPEDPTTGAARSHIETDYTRFLDPNGLRGSRLGVVRKYAGFNMHVDRVFEEALAALKSAGAEIIDPLEIPNIDKLDEAETEVLHFEFKADLNRYLASLGPSAPVHNLAEVIAFNQKNRARELAWFGQESMEKAQAKGDLNSPDYQKAVSDCRRLSRQEGIDAAMDKFRLDALLAPTDGPAWPTDWINGDHFSAGTSTLAAVAGYPHITVPMGFVFGLPVGISFFGRAWSEPTLIKLAYSYEQATKLRKPPQFRRTVEVATAT